One stretch of Leadbetterella byssophila DSM 17132 DNA includes these proteins:
- a CDS encoding ABC transporter ATP-binding protein: MKIYLRILGFAGSLKNFLVPFAIFSLIAGVFGVLNLALLKPLLDVLFEQVSPEKLQTILATEPKWYNIIGHFYKGFAQNALENGKLATLKFVVFAVILASLINNLAKYLSVRVLEKFKTNMIANLRNRVFEHTMGLHLGFFTNERKGELMSRITGDVQEVENSIASSFSAVIKESISLVSFIVALVAISWELSLFALLLVPVISGFLAYMIKKLRTNATDSQQRLSNIVTVMDEAFGSMRVVKAFRAERFVSGKFAHENDQYRKAVYGYSKKRELASPFSEFSGVTAVAGLLYFGGALILNQSSDLQASDFITFIALFSQITRPAKDISNAFGQAQRGIVAGGRILELLDKDVEIPDGQMEMKFEKEIEFDHVNFSYTTDRPILKDISFTLNKGETVALVGASGGGKSTIADLLIRFYDVSSGKIKIDGVDIRDLSQSSLRSQMGVVTQEPMLFNDTIANNIAFGRVVSEEEIIRAAKIANAHDFIMAQPEGYQTSVGDRGSRLSGGQKQRISIARAIVQNPPILILDEATSALDTESEKLVQEALTELMKNRTTLVVAHRLSTIQNANKILVINEGKIVEAGTHEELVALNQGYYRKLASLQEL, translated from the coding sequence ATGAAAATTTACTTGCGTATACTCGGCTTTGCTGGAAGCTTGAAGAATTTCTTGGTTCCTTTTGCCATATTTTCCCTCATTGCAGGGGTATTTGGGGTGCTCAATCTGGCCTTACTCAAGCCTTTGCTCGACGTTTTATTTGAGCAAGTTAGCCCTGAAAAGCTACAAACCATCTTAGCCACTGAACCTAAATGGTACAATATCATTGGCCACTTCTATAAAGGTTTTGCCCAAAATGCCTTGGAAAATGGAAAGTTAGCTACTCTAAAATTCGTCGTATTTGCTGTGATCCTAGCTAGCTTGATCAATAACCTGGCAAAATACCTTAGTGTTCGTGTTTTGGAAAAATTCAAAACAAACATGATCGCTAATTTACGAAACAGGGTTTTTGAGCATACCATGGGTTTACACCTGGGTTTTTTTACGAACGAACGGAAAGGTGAATTGATGTCCAGAATCACCGGGGATGTACAGGAGGTTGAAAATTCCATTGCTAGTTCATTTTCAGCGGTCATCAAAGAGAGCATTTCCCTAGTATCTTTTATAGTAGCCTTAGTAGCCATATCCTGGGAACTGTCTTTATTCGCATTACTCCTAGTACCTGTGATCTCAGGTTTTTTGGCATATATGATCAAAAAACTGAGAACCAATGCTACTGACTCACAGCAGCGACTTAGTAATATTGTCACCGTAATGGATGAAGCGTTTGGAAGCATGCGAGTGGTAAAGGCATTCAGAGCAGAGCGCTTTGTATCGGGTAAATTTGCTCATGAAAATGATCAATATAGAAAAGCCGTTTATGGTTACTCCAAAAAAAGAGAATTAGCCAGCCCATTCTCAGAATTCTCTGGAGTGACTGCAGTAGCCGGCTTGTTGTACTTTGGAGGTGCTTTGATCCTGAATCAAAGTAGCGATCTTCAGGCTTCAGATTTTATCACCTTTATAGCACTTTTCTCACAAATCACTCGTCCGGCAAAAGACATTTCCAATGCCTTTGGTCAGGCACAAAGAGGTATAGTGGCCGGAGGAAGAATCCTAGAATTACTTGATAAGGACGTAGAGATCCCTGACGGTCAAATGGAGATGAAATTTGAAAAAGAGATTGAATTTGACCACGTAAACTTCTCCTATACGACTGACAGACCTATTTTGAAGGATATCAGTTTTACTCTGAACAAAGGTGAGACGGTAGCATTAGTAGGTGCTTCAGGAGGAGGAAAGTCCACCATAGCTGATTTGCTTATCCGATTTTACGATGTCAGCTCCGGTAAGATCAAGATTGATGGGGTAGACATACGTGACCTAAGCCAATCTAGTTTAAGAAGCCAAATGGGCGTGGTAACGCAAGAGCCCATGCTCTTTAATGATACCATTGCAAACAACATTGCTTTTGGTAGAGTGGTTTCAGAAGAGGAAATTATCCGTGCAGCTAAAATAGCAAATGCCCATGATTTCATCATGGCACAGCCTGAAGGATACCAAACTTCTGTGGGAGACAGAGGCTCACGTTTATCCGGTGGACAAAAACAAAGAATATCCATAGCGAGGGCTATTGTTCAGAATCCTCCTATCTTAATTCTTGATGAAGCCACTTCTGCTTTGGATACAGAATCTGAGAAGTTGGTTCAAGAAGCACTCACCGAATTGATGAAAAATAGAACCACTCTGGTAGTAGCTCACCGTTTGAGTACCATTCAGAATGCCAATAAGATTCTGGTGATCAACGAAGGTAAGATTGTGGAGGCCGGAACACATGAGGAACTAGTGGCTTTAAATCAAGGATATTATAGGAAATTGGCTAGTCTTCAAGAGCTTTAA
- a CDS encoding S41 family peptidase: MKKLIGGWLCLSLAFFSCESLTEVSKIKNGDEDPNAVTPAANKGNSNTTVNSWIYDNMNVYYLWGDKMPLKSSTKTSITPDKYFASLLYQYGTVDRFSWIEEDAEELANSLNGITKSSGFSYMPYLVRSGSKDVLFAVRYAIKNSPAAKAGLKRGDIIMKVNGVQIDTSNYRTILSPEVLDLTLGTSSNGSFVASNTSIKVTKEVIQNYPVHHSSIIDLGNKKVGYIVYNQFIPGTANTFDNELRSIFGNFKGAGVSELVLDLRYNGGGYITSSDVLSSLIVKDLKPGTLMNKQIWSANYMALANFPSSVYETKWLSEPNNLGNLSRVYVLVSNSTASASELVINNLKPFMDVILIGENTYGKDVGSITIDDKENKYRWKWGLQPIVLRTVNAIGEAKYGTKDGFVPDYRVVDNKLPYRPFGDPEETLLNVALQHISGTMTSARVRVEKGMDSFGASGGFDNPRNNIRDMYWDRKQ, translated from the coding sequence ATGAAGAAGTTAATTGGTGGATGGCTTTGCTTATCGCTGGCTTTCTTTTCCTGCGAAAGCTTGACAGAGGTATCAAAAATCAAAAATGGCGACGAAGATCCCAATGCAGTTACTCCAGCGGCTAATAAAGGTAATTCAAATACTACGGTAAACAGTTGGATCTATGACAACATGAACGTCTATTATCTCTGGGGAGATAAAATGCCGCTTAAGTCGAGTACTAAAACATCTATAACTCCAGATAAATATTTCGCGTCTTTGCTTTACCAATACGGTACAGTGGACCGCTTTTCCTGGATTGAAGAGGATGCAGAAGAACTAGCAAATAGTTTAAATGGAATCACCAAATCATCAGGATTTAGTTATATGCCTTATTTGGTGAGATCCGGATCCAAAGATGTTCTTTTTGCCGTCAGATATGCTATCAAGAACTCTCCAGCAGCTAAAGCGGGACTGAAAAGAGGCGATATCATTATGAAGGTGAATGGAGTACAGATTGACACATCTAATTATAGGACCATCCTTAGCCCTGAAGTATTAGATCTTACTTTAGGTACTTCTAGTAATGGAAGCTTTGTGGCCTCAAACACTAGCATTAAGGTCACCAAAGAAGTCATTCAGAACTATCCCGTTCACCACAGTTCTATCATTGACCTGGGGAATAAAAAAGTGGGGTACATAGTATACAATCAATTTATCCCTGGTACTGCTAACACATTTGATAATGAGTTGAGATCCATATTTGGAAACTTTAAGGGGGCAGGAGTAAGTGAATTGGTCTTGGATTTACGGTATAACGGAGGAGGCTACATAACCTCTTCAGATGTGCTAAGCTCTTTGATAGTGAAAGATTTGAAGCCCGGCACATTGATGAACAAGCAGATTTGGAGTGCTAATTATATGGCATTAGCAAATTTTCCCTCTAGTGTATACGAAACCAAATGGTTAAGTGAGCCAAATAATCTAGGTAATCTAAGTAGAGTTTATGTCCTGGTTTCGAATTCCACAGCTTCCGCTAGTGAGTTGGTGATCAATAACCTTAAGCCGTTCATGGACGTTATCCTCATTGGTGAGAATACCTACGGGAAAGATGTAGGTTCGATTACCATTGATGATAAGGAGAATAAATACAGATGGAAATGGGGCTTGCAGCCTATCGTTTTACGTACAGTAAATGCTATTGGAGAAGCTAAATATGGTACGAAAGATGGATTTGTGCCCGACTATAGAGTGGTAGATAATAAATTGCCGTATCGACCTTTCGGAGATCCGGAAGAGACTCTTTTGAATGTAGCATTGCAGCACATTTCCGGAACGATGACTTCTGCCAGAGTACGTGTAGAGAAAGGAATGGATAGTTTTGGAGCCTCCGGGGGCTTTGATAATCCGAGAAATAATATTCGCGATATGTACTGGGATAGAAAACAGTAA
- a CDS encoding branched-chain amino acid aminotransferase: MAIQTGNFKITQVEKSRIHQLDPNNIVFGSLFTDHMLVADYINGEWKTPEILPYGKMEFTPALASLHYGQAIFEGMKAFKSDSDEVFMFRPLENFKRFNISAERMSMPAVPEEIFIGGLEELLRLDAAWVPKGGDNSLYLRPFMFSTDEYLGVRTSLNYRFMIIMSPAGPYYSKPPKVKVETEYIRAAPGGVGYAKCAGNYAASLYPAKLAADQGYTQLLWTDAIEHKYFEESGTMNVMFVKDGKIITPAVSTTILKGTTRAALLQIAKDEGYTIEERKVSVEEIINGIKDGSVTEIFGVGTAVVVSPFSAVGYEGVDLELPEITEKSVSQILKTILNNIRTGKIADKYGWVWKVA; this comes from the coding sequence ATGGCAATACAGACAGGTAACTTCAAAATCACACAGGTGGAGAAGAGTAGGATTCATCAGTTGGACCCAAATAACATTGTGTTTGGCTCACTGTTTACAGATCACATGTTAGTGGCTGACTACATTAACGGCGAATGGAAGACACCGGAAATTCTTCCTTATGGTAAAATGGAGTTTACTCCGGCCCTCGCTTCTCTGCACTATGGTCAAGCGATTTTTGAAGGGATGAAGGCGTTTAAATCTGACAGTGATGAAGTCTTCATGTTTAGGCCATTAGAGAACTTCAAGCGCTTCAATATTTCTGCCGAAAGAATGAGTATGCCGGCCGTTCCGGAAGAAATCTTCATCGGAGGTCTAGAAGAGCTTCTTCGTCTGGATGCTGCTTGGGTTCCAAAAGGGGGAGATAATTCTTTGTATCTTCGTCCATTCATGTTCTCTACAGATGAATACTTAGGGGTTAGAACGTCCTTGAACTATAGATTCATGATTATCATGAGCCCTGCCGGTCCTTATTATTCTAAACCACCAAAAGTTAAAGTAGAGACAGAATACATCCGTGCCGCTCCGGGAGGTGTAGGTTATGCAAAATGTGCAGGTAACTATGCCGCCTCCTTATATCCTGCTAAATTGGCCGCTGACCAAGGATATACTCAATTGCTTTGGACAGATGCTATTGAGCATAAGTATTTTGAAGAGTCAGGTACCATGAACGTGATGTTCGTGAAGGATGGTAAAATTATTACTCCTGCAGTTAGTACTACGATCTTGAAAGGTACTACTCGTGCAGCTCTATTGCAGATTGCAAAAGACGAAGGATATACTATCGAAGAAAGAAAAGTCTCTGTAGAAGAGATTATAAATGGTATCAAAGATGGTTCCGTAACAGAAATCTTCGGTGTAGGGACAGCAGTAGTAGTTTCTCCTTTCTCCGCAGTAGGATACGAAGGCGTAGACCTTGAACTTCCAGAAATCACAGAGAAATCTGTTTCTCAAATCTTGAAAACTATTCTTAACAACATACGTACAGGAAAAATAGCCGATAAGTACGGATGGGTGTGGAAAGTAGCATAA
- a CDS encoding glycoside hydrolase family 9 protein: MRLFLFILLTSFYLQAQTHFRINQVGYLQNENKVAVAFSKVPLTQKVYLVDAQTDKTVLTPKIKAVTNGNWGTFDYYYELDFSKIQKIGNYYLKSGDDKSTIFPIGTKLYAGIPDLLLRFMRQQRCGYNPELDVYCHQKDGYSFYGPMKDTTFVDVSGGWHDAGDQLKYLITSSYATAHMLKTYELYPNKFEDKVDALGKPGANGIPDILDEAKWGLDWLLKVHPDPKSLVHQIADDRDHAGYKMPDNDNSDYGWGANSYRPAYFATGEPQGLGKFMSSATGVSNLAGRCAAAFALGAKLWKYDAEFAARCAEAAKTVYALGKEKPGYQQGNSVKAPYRYNESTWYDDMEWGAAELYRLTGDKSYLDDAKEFALKSNTEDSWTVKDTTDHYRLYPFLNFGHFVLHELVDKDFQKKLESYYEEGIRYTLNRANRNPFKVGVPFLWCSNNFLSSLAGQLILFEKMTGSKKYNEYLLLQRDWLLGRNPWGTSMYSGIPENGEFPREVHTSLYALKKLEVPGGLVDGPVYASIYNNLIGIHLLHPDEFAEFQNNHVVYHDDLGDYSTNEPTMDGTAGSLLMMAHFL, translated from the coding sequence ATGAGATTATTTCTATTCATCCTTCTAACCTCATTTTATCTACAGGCACAAACCCACTTTCGCATTAATCAGGTAGGATACCTGCAGAATGAAAACAAAGTAGCAGTAGCCTTTTCTAAAGTACCACTTACCCAAAAGGTGTATCTAGTAGATGCCCAAACAGACAAAACTGTACTGACTCCGAAAATAAAGGCGGTAACTAATGGGAATTGGGGGACATTCGACTACTACTACGAACTGGATTTTTCGAAAATTCAAAAGATAGGTAACTACTACTTGAAGTCCGGAGATGATAAATCTACAATCTTTCCTATTGGAACTAAACTTTACGCCGGAATTCCAGATCTCCTTCTAAGGTTTATGCGCCAACAAAGATGCGGCTATAATCCAGAACTAGATGTGTATTGTCACCAAAAGGATGGATATAGTTTTTATGGACCAATGAAAGATACCACCTTTGTAGACGTCAGCGGAGGTTGGCATGACGCAGGAGATCAATTGAAATACCTTATAACATCAAGCTATGCTACAGCGCATATGCTTAAAACCTATGAACTTTATCCTAATAAGTTTGAAGATAAAGTAGATGCCTTAGGTAAACCTGGCGCAAATGGTATACCTGATATTTTAGACGAAGCAAAATGGGGATTGGATTGGTTACTTAAAGTACACCCGGATCCTAAAAGCCTCGTACATCAAATAGCTGACGATAGAGACCACGCTGGATATAAAATGCCAGATAATGACAATTCAGATTACGGTTGGGGGGCAAACTCTTACAGACCAGCCTATTTTGCCACTGGTGAACCTCAAGGTTTAGGCAAGTTCATGTCTTCAGCTACGGGAGTTTCTAATCTTGCGGGAAGATGCGCTGCTGCTTTTGCATTAGGGGCAAAACTGTGGAAATATGATGCTGAATTTGCAGCTAGATGTGCGGAAGCGGCTAAAACCGTATATGCTTTAGGCAAAGAAAAACCGGGCTACCAACAAGGAAATTCAGTTAAAGCACCATATCGCTACAATGAAAGCACTTGGTATGACGATATGGAATGGGGGGCTGCAGAACTTTATCGTTTGACGGGAGATAAATCCTACTTAGATGATGCAAAAGAATTCGCCCTAAAAAGTAATACCGAAGATTCCTGGACGGTAAAAGATACTACAGATCATTACCGTCTATATCCTTTCTTGAATTTTGGACATTTTGTTTTACACGAGTTAGTGGATAAGGATTTTCAAAAGAAATTAGAATCCTACTATGAAGAAGGTATCCGATATACTTTAAACAGAGCGAATAGAAATCCATTTAAGGTGGGAGTTCCTTTCCTTTGGTGTTCAAATAACTTTCTATCCAGTTTAGCAGGCCAGTTGATTCTGTTTGAGAAAATGACAGGATCAAAAAAATACAATGAGTACTTATTACTCCAAAGGGACTGGCTGCTGGGAAGGAACCCTTGGGGAACATCCATGTACTCCGGAATTCCGGAAAATGGAGAGTTTCCTAGAGAAGTTCATACCAGCTTATACGCCTTGAAGAAATTAGAAGTTCCCGGCGGCCTGGTAGACGGACCAGTTTATGCTTCGATCTATAATAATTTGATTGGAATTCATCTTCTGCATCCTGATGAATTTGCAGAATTCCAAAACAACCACGTGGTTTATCACGATGACTTAGGAGATTACAGTACAAATGAGCCCACCATGGATGGAACCGCAGGGTCCTTGCTCATGATGGCACATTTCCTTTAA
- a CDS encoding DHH family phosphoesterase: protein MEEHLFFTHKAEEKESFLQRLSGYPSIVITFHQNPDGDAYGSSLGLKFYLESKGKSNVTLISPTEPAEYLKWMPGASEVKVWDESHREIVEEADIIFCLDFSSGSRLKEMKDTVIQAKALKIVVDHHEQPESFGDLYYWDVKASSTCELIFRWIKDMEPEASITKEAAICLYTGLLTDTGSFRFDATTPAVHRIAAELLERGVVPAKVHRSLFDNNPLEKLKFLGFVLGEKLNYLPEYRVAYMAISEEELKRYNSRNGDTEGLVNQGLSIANSVMSVLFTEKEGQIRISFRSVGDFSVADFARAHFDGGGHKNASGGRSQLSLNETVEKFLTLLPNIKAELLSQPS, encoded by the coding sequence ATGGAAGAACATCTGTTTTTTACCCATAAGGCGGAGGAAAAAGAAAGCTTTCTTCAGCGTCTTTCAGGTTATCCATCCATTGTAATCACTTTCCATCAAAATCCGGATGGTGATGCTTATGGATCCTCTTTAGGATTGAAGTTTTATCTGGAAAGTAAGGGTAAGAGTAATGTTACCTTAATAAGTCCCACGGAACCGGCAGAGTACTTGAAATGGATGCCTGGCGCCTCAGAGGTTAAGGTATGGGATGAGAGTCATAGAGAAATAGTGGAAGAAGCAGATATCATTTTTTGCTTGGATTTCTCTTCCGGCTCCCGACTAAAAGAGATGAAAGATACCGTAATTCAAGCAAAAGCTTTGAAGATAGTGGTAGATCATCATGAACAGCCTGAATCCTTTGGGGACTTGTATTATTGGGATGTTAAGGCTTCATCGACCTGTGAGTTGATCTTTAGGTGGATCAAGGACATGGAACCTGAAGCAAGCATCACGAAAGAGGCGGCGATTTGTCTGTACACTGGCCTATTAACAGATACTGGTTCATTCAGATTTGACGCTACTACCCCTGCAGTACATAGGATAGCTGCAGAATTATTAGAACGAGGTGTGGTGCCGGCTAAAGTTCATAGAAGTTTATTTGACAATAATCCTCTTGAAAAGCTAAAATTCTTAGGATTTGTGTTAGGTGAAAAGTTGAACTACCTGCCGGAATATAGAGTAGCATATATGGCGATTTCAGAGGAAGAATTAAAACGTTATAATTCCCGCAATGGAGATACAGAAGGGTTAGTAAATCAAGGCTTAAGTATAGCTAACTCCGTGATGTCTGTATTATTTACAGAAAAAGAAGGTCAGATTAGGATTTCGTTTCGCTCAGTTGGAGACTTTTCCGTAGCAGACTTTGCTAGAGCTCATTTTGATGGGGGAGGGCATAAAAATGCCTCAGGGGGGAGATCTCAATTATCTTTGAATGAAACTGTTGAAAAATTCCTAACTTTGCTGCCCAACATAAAAGCGGAGCTGCTTAGTCAGCCTTCTTAA
- a CDS encoding FKBP-type peptidyl-prolyl cis-trans isomerase, which yields MKLKLSALVLLTAGIISCNEHKVTTTPDGDRLQIHEKGTSGKFAKDGDIINFDLVIKTAKDSVIKSSYEDGNPFNVPIQKGFFKGSFENALYHIGEGDSTTVLVSADTLFKMMGQPVPLEIGTGTDLRFIVKMHKIQSQEDFQKELAEKKAQEPKIIQEYVDKNMKGALKEGEIYHLQTVAGSGDLVKDGDEVKVKYVGKFVDGKIFDQSQGDATLDLQVGAGRVIPGWEIALKTMRKGGKSVVIIPSELAYGERGAGPIAPNSPLVFEMEVVDVIKK from the coding sequence ATGAAATTAAAACTCTCAGCCCTTGTACTCTTAACCGCAGGTATTATCTCTTGTAATGAGCATAAGGTAACTACTACCCCTGACGGTGACCGTCTTCAGATTCATGAGAAGGGAACCTCAGGAAAATTTGCTAAAGACGGTGATATCATCAATTTCGACTTGGTGATCAAAACTGCGAAAGACTCTGTGATTAAGAGTTCTTACGAAGACGGAAATCCTTTTAATGTTCCTATTCAGAAAGGTTTCTTTAAAGGATCATTTGAAAATGCACTTTACCACATAGGTGAAGGAGATAGTACTACCGTTCTTGTAAGTGCTGATACTTTATTTAAAATGATGGGACAACCTGTTCCTTTGGAGATTGGAACCGGTACAGATCTAAGATTCATCGTAAAGATGCATAAGATCCAGTCTCAAGAAGATTTTCAAAAAGAGCTAGCAGAGAAAAAGGCTCAAGAGCCTAAGATAATTCAAGAGTACGTTGACAAGAACATGAAAGGTGCTCTTAAAGAAGGAGAAATATATCACTTACAAACTGTTGCCGGTTCCGGAGATTTAGTGAAGGATGGTGACGAAGTAAAAGTGAAGTATGTAGGAAAATTTGTAGACGGTAAAATCTTCGATCAATCTCAAGGAGATGCTACTCTGGATTTACAAGTTGGTGCCGGCCGTGTAATACCAGGATGGGAAATTGCGTTAAAAACTATGCGTAAAGGTGGAAAGAGCGTAGTGATCATCCCTTCTGAACTTGCTTACGGTGAAAGAGGTGCCGGTCCTATCGCTCCTAACAGTCCTCTCGTTTTTGAGATGGAAGTGGTAGATGTAATAAAAAAGTAA
- a CDS encoding FKBP-type peptidyl-prolyl cis-trans isomerase has product MIRKSLFVIVAAFGLTSCLNEPKESDITILGREQEKIMDEYVAANNLTGRKEALYDFYGNYYPVFTMIETKGDTITKYDKNQAIWIAYTIKTLDNRVVETVKQEDSVFVYAGGYANKILGLSVASTNFLGNGGKGSFILPSTLGYGGNPPGGVEYNALLKVDVQVVNRLSEADQLNFFIKKNKINITQSTETGLLVAKTKETTDSLAVGPSVTVKYVGKFPSGVVFDKSETGATFQLSGVVPGFSEAIKLMRRGEKVTAFLPSALGYKETGYMSIPGYMPLIFEIELVQHK; this is encoded by the coding sequence ATGATAAGAAAAAGTTTATTTGTAATTGTTGCGGCGTTTGGTCTTACTTCTTGTTTGAATGAACCTAAGGAATCTGATATCACAATCCTAGGTAGAGAACAAGAGAAAATTATGGATGAGTATGTGGCAGCAAATAACTTGACAGGACGTAAAGAAGCTCTTTATGACTTTTATGGCAACTACTATCCGGTATTTACCATGATAGAAACAAAAGGGGATACCATTACAAAGTACGACAAAAATCAAGCTATCTGGATAGCGTACACCATTAAGACTCTTGATAATAGAGTTGTGGAAACGGTAAAACAAGAAGATTCCGTTTTCGTGTATGCAGGTGGATATGCTAATAAGATTTTAGGTTTATCTGTGGCCTCTACTAACTTCTTAGGAAATGGAGGAAAAGGCAGTTTCATTTTGCCAAGTACTTTGGGATACGGTGGAAATCCTCCTGGAGGAGTCGAATACAATGCCCTCCTAAAAGTTGACGTTCAAGTTGTGAATCGCCTTTCTGAAGCGGACCAATTAAACTTTTTTATCAAGAAGAATAAAATTAATATCACCCAAAGTACTGAAACAGGTTTATTAGTAGCAAAAACCAAGGAAACTACTGACTCTTTAGCGGTAGGACCTAGTGTTACTGTTAAATACGTAGGTAAGTTTCCTTCAGGTGTAGTGTTTGATAAGAGTGAAACAGGAGCAACTTTCCAATTATCCGGAGTAGTGCCAGGTTTCTCTGAAGCTATCAAATTAATGCGAAGAGGAGAGAAGGTTACCGCTTTCTTACCTTCAGCCTTAGGTTATAAAGAAACGGGTTATATGAGTATTCCGGGCTATATGCCGCTAATATTTGAGATTGAATTAGTACAGCATAAGTAA
- the ltrA gene encoding group II intron reverse transcriptase/maturase, whose product MLEEILHIRNVKHAVDRVISNGGASGVDGMQIDNLRDYLNTHWQSLRSDILSGTYRPQAVRKVEIPKASGGKRMLGIPTVIDRVIQQSISQWLGLKYEGDFHDNSYGFRPNRNAHQAVIKAQEYLNLGYTWVVELDLEQFFDQVNHDILMHLLSKKITDRRVLALIGKYLRCGIMDHGLEQKRTKGTPQGSPLSPLLSNIILNELDTELSSRGHRFVRYADDCSIYAKSNKSATRIMRNITSYIESTLKLKVNREKSKVSKPSQSSLLGFSFFKTQGDWQIRISAKSIERIREKLRQNTRRNTATPMHERLTKLRQIIHGWVDYFRIATNKKVMVTLDELVRRRLRVLLWKQWKTAGNRIRNLMKLGAKRWLAYQHANTRKSYTRTGTSPIVQTTLTNSYFTKLGYEGFADYYYWRTTHQTTLF is encoded by the coding sequence ATGTTGGAAGAGATATTACACATCCGAAATGTCAAACACGCAGTTGATCGTGTCATCTCTAATGGAGGTGCTAGCGGAGTTGATGGTATGCAGATCGATAATCTTCGTGACTACCTTAACACGCACTGGCAATCCCTGCGATCGGATATTCTCTCTGGCACTTACCGCCCACAAGCTGTTCGGAAAGTAGAGATTCCCAAAGCAAGTGGCGGCAAGCGTATGCTGGGTATCCCAACGGTCATCGACCGTGTTATTCAGCAAAGCATTTCCCAATGGCTTGGGTTAAAGTATGAGGGTGATTTTCACGATAACAGCTACGGCTTCCGTCCGAATCGTAATGCTCATCAGGCCGTCATTAAAGCGCAAGAGTATCTGAACTTGGGCTACACGTGGGTCGTTGAACTTGATTTGGAACAATTCTTCGATCAAGTGAACCACGACATACTGATGCATCTTTTGAGCAAGAAGATTACGGATCGTCGAGTCCTAGCGCTGATCGGGAAATACCTTCGTTGTGGGATTATGGATCATGGTCTTGAACAAAAGCGAACCAAGGGCACACCACAGGGCAGTCCTTTAAGTCCACTTTTGTCAAACATCATCCTGAACGAACTGGATACGGAACTCAGCTCCCGTGGACATCGATTTGTACGTTATGCGGATGACTGTAGTATCTACGCGAAGAGCAATAAATCCGCCACTCGTATTATGCGCAACATCACCAGTTACATCGAATCTACACTAAAACTGAAAGTGAACCGTGAAAAGAGTAAGGTAAGCAAACCTTCCCAAAGTAGTTTACTCGGCTTTAGTTTCTTCAAAACTCAAGGAGATTGGCAGATTCGTATCTCTGCAAAGAGTATCGAACGAATCCGAGAGAAGTTACGTCAAAATACTCGACGTAATACAGCTACTCCTATGCATGAGCGACTGACTAAACTACGGCAAATTATTCACGGCTGGGTGGATTACTTTCGTATAGCAACGAATAAGAAGGTGATGGTAACACTAGATGAACTAGTGCGAAGACGCTTGCGTGTTCTGCTTTGGAAGCAATGGAAGACCGCAGGTAATCGAATTCGGAACTTAATGAAACTGGGAGCCAAACGCTGGCTTGCCTACCAACATGCGAACACCCGTAAATCCTATACTCGGACAGGGACAAGCCCTATCGTTCAAACAACGCTAACAAACTCATACTTTACTAAATTAGGTTACGAAGGATTTGCAGACTACTATTACTGGAGAACAACGCATCAAACGACGTTATTCTAA